The following DNA comes from Nocardioides sp. JQ2195.
CGGGCGGCAGGTGCACCTCGACCTGCGGGGCCGCCGGATCGGCGGGAACGTCATCGATCGGCACGGGTGCGCTCTCCGGGGGTGGGGGCGTGGATGTGGTCATGCAGGGGCTGACCATCGGTCTCGACAGGAATCATCGTCCACCGCACCACGTGCCGACGTTGCGCAGGTGGTCACCCGTCGGCGAGGACTAGGCTGGAGCAGTGAGTGATGTCCTGGACCGAGGCCCGTTCTTCCACGGCACGAAGGCAGACCTGCAGGCGGGCGACCTGCTCACCGCGGGGTTCCGGTCGAACTACCGACCCGACGTGGTGATGAACCACATCTACTTCACCGCACTGGTCGCCGGCGCCGGGCTGGCCGCGGAGCTCGCGCAGGGCGACGGCGAGCCGCGGGTCTACGCCGTGGAGCCGACCGGGGAGTTCGACAACGACCCCAACGTGACCGACAAGAAGTTCCCCGGCAACCCGACCCGGTCCTACCGCAGCGGCGAGCCGCTGCGGATCCTCCGCGAGGTCATCGACTGGCCCCGGCTGACACCCGAGGAGCTCCGGGGATGGCGCGAACGGCTGGCGCTGCTGGCCACCGAGGAACGCGGCGAGATCATCAACTGAGGCGGCCACGCGCCACGGTGAGCGAGCCCCACAACACCGCACCAGTCGAGATCTCCTTCCACAGATTCCGCCTGGCGTACGTCGACCAGGCCGGCCCGGTGTCTGCCTCTCTCAGGCCTGGAGCTTCTTCACGGTTCGGGTGACGTGCTCGCCCTCCTTGTGGAGGAACACGATCTCGCCGTACTCCAGGCGCAACCAGTCCTCGTCGCTGTCGGTGAGTGGCTCGGAGGCGAATACGGCCGCCGAGGCCTCCTCCTCCGTGCAGCTCTCGAAGTCGTACGTCGTCTCGTCGTGCTGGAAGTCGCGGCCCAGCAGCAGGTACATCGGCTCCAGGAGCATGGACAAGGAGAAGTCGTCCGTGCCCGGGCCTGACTTGCGCAGCTCCCGCCAGTCGCCGGCCGGATCGAGCTCGCCCCGGAGTCCGAGGCCCCAGTTGACCCCGATGATCCGATCGGGCGAGACCAGGGCCATCTTGAGCTTGGTGAGACCGGGCAGCCCCAGGACCTCCATCGCCTGAGCCACCAACCGGAGCAGCTCCTCGATCGCCCGCTGGGTGTCCTCATCGCTGTCCCCCTCGAGCAGGGAGAGCAGGAGCACGTAGAGGAACTCCGTGTCCGTCGTGCCCAGCATCTGCTTGAGGTAGTCGTCCTTGCAGTGCTGCAACAGCTCTCTCTGCAGCAGCTGCCAGCCGGGGAGATAACCGTTCTGGGCAACGATCCAGGGAGCACCCTCGAAGGAGAAGGGATGGCAGTTCTCGTCGATCAGGACGGCCTTCGAGTCGTAGGCGGCCGCGCGCACGTGCGCCAGCATCGTGCTGACCTGGAGACTGGGGATGATGCGGCTGGCGTTGTCGT
Coding sequences within:
- a CDS encoding class II glutamine amidotransferase; its protein translation is MCRVLAYIGPEIALENLLLKPENSLINQALDPERHPELQLAGWGFGAWGESLLKPEEPFIYRRPMAAFHDDNASRIIPSLQVSTMLAHVRAAAYDSKAVLIDENCHPFSFEGAPWIVAQNGYLPGWQLLQRELLQHCKDDYLKQMLGTTDTEFLYVLLLSLLEGDSDEDTQRAIEELLRLVAQAMEVLGLPGLTKLKMALVSPDRIIGVNWGLGLRGELDPAGDWRELRKSGPGTDDFSLSMLLEPMYLLLGRDFQHDETTYDFESCTEEEASAAVFASEPLTDSDEDWLRLEYGEIVFLHKEGEHVTRTVKKLQA
- the arr gene encoding NAD(+)--rifampin ADP-ribosyltransferase, with protein sequence MSDVLDRGPFFHGTKADLQAGDLLTAGFRSNYRPDVVMNHIYFTALVAGAGLAAELAQGDGEPRVYAVEPTGEFDNDPNVTDKKFPGNPTRSYRSGEPLRILREVIDWPRLTPEELRGWRERLALLATEERGEIIN